The following coding sequences lie in one Azospirillum humicireducens genomic window:
- a CDS encoding LysR family transcriptional regulator gives MDFRQISCFVAVAEELHFGRAAARLNLSQPPLSQQIKGLEDRLRVRLFERNRRSVRLTPAGEAFLPYAHQVLNAAAAGADAARRVAGGEIGELRIGYSASALYSDEVLATIARYRRRYPAVEIRLVENTTRTCTREVEAGRVDLAIVRGPLPETAEGWPADRRIVVSCERLLVALPADHALAGRDRLALAELGDERFVIMARQLGTALNDLLDRLFAAAGLRPRIALETAEMASLLGLVGAGAGIAIVPEAVTGHRSGHVAFRPLTDRNAEVELFLLLPPLPSPTAVRLRAEMMADGAG, from the coding sequence ATGGATTTCCGTCAGATTTCCTGCTTCGTCGCCGTCGCCGAGGAGCTGCATTTCGGCCGTGCCGCCGCCCGGCTGAACCTGTCGCAGCCGCCGCTGAGCCAGCAGATCAAGGGGCTGGAGGACCGGCTGCGCGTCCGGCTGTTCGAGCGCAACCGGCGCAGCGTGCGGCTGACCCCGGCGGGGGAGGCCTTCCTGCCCTATGCCCATCAGGTGCTGAACGCCGCGGCGGCCGGCGCGGACGCCGCGCGCCGGGTGGCCGGCGGCGAGATCGGCGAGTTGCGCATCGGCTATTCCGCCTCGGCGCTCTATTCCGACGAGGTGCTGGCGACCATCGCCCGCTATCGCCGCCGCTATCCGGCGGTGGAGATCCGGCTGGTCGAGAACACCACCCGCACCTGCACCCGCGAGGTCGAGGCCGGACGGGTCGATCTGGCCATCGTGCGCGGCCCCCTGCCGGAGACTGCGGAGGGCTGGCCGGCCGACCGGCGGATCGTGGTGTCCTGCGAGAGGCTGCTGGTGGCTCTGCCGGCGGACCATGCGCTGGCCGGCCGCGACCGGCTGGCGCTGGCCGAACTGGGCGACGAGCGTTTCGTCATCATGGCGCGCCAGCTCGGCACCGCGCTCAACGATCTGCTCGACCGGCTGTTCGCCGCGGCAGGGCTGCGGCCGCGGATCGCGCTGGAGACGGCGGAAATGGCGTCGCTTCTGGGGCTGGTCGGGGCCGGCGCCGGCATCGCCATCGTGCCGGAGGCGGTTACAGGCCACCGTTCCGGCCACGTCGCCTTCCGTCCGCTGACCGACCGGAATGCCGAGGTGGAGCTGTTCCTGCTGTTGCCGCCGTTGCCCTCGCCGACCGCCGTCAGGCTGCGCGCCGAGATGATGGCGGATGGGGCCGGCTGA